A region of the Phaenicophaeus curvirostris isolate KB17595 chromosome 10, BPBGC_Pcur_1.0, whole genome shotgun sequence genome:
tgtgataggaatggttggactcgatgatccggtgggtctcttccaacctggttattctatgattctatattgttTTCCCATTATGAGAGTGGTTTGATTTCCACACCCAGCTCTGATTCCTACCTTTCCCCTCTCAACACTGTGTCTTGCTAACCCCTCTGGGTTTTTACCACCAAAAAGTTACTGATCAGTGCTGGCTTTGGGCTGTTTTTCCTGCAACCAGTTTATTTTTCCCACCTGGACTCCCACATTGGTTGCACATAAGCACTTCTGTGGCTACCCAATTACTTTTGTTGGGAACTGATCTAGCTGGAAagtatcttctttttctccctgggCAATTTTTAGTTTGCTGTGTGgccacagaaatgcttttgcCAGCTCAGTAAAGGCATGTGGGCAGGAACGAAGCAGCTGGGGGTAGAAGAGGTGGTAAACGGCAACGCTCTGGTTTCATGTGGAAGCTTGATGTCATTTGTGTGGATACAGCTGTTTGTGGACCACACAGGCACTGAATCCGTGGAAAGTTTATATTACTGCAGGGCGGCTTTTAAGATGGTTTATTTCTTAAGATGGATTTGCTGCTGAAGCTAGAATATCATGCTGCTGCACTCTCAAATGGTTCCGTGGTCCTTACATGCTGGACCTGCATGATGCTGGATCACCCAGAAGGAAGAGTTTGGTCCAGATCTGATGCGACCacatgtaaatatttctgtcaAATGAAGCAGGgcagaattcatagaatcatagaatcatggaataaccaggttggaagaaacctgccagatcactgagtccaaccattcctatcaaacactaaaccctcagcaccttgtccacccgtcccttaaacccctccagggaaggggactcaaccccctccctgggcagcctctgccaggtaccaatgaccctttctgtgaagaactttttcctaatgttcagcctgaccctcccctggtggagcttgaggccattccctctcgtcctgtcccctgtcccttgggagaagagcccagctccctcctctccacaacctcctctcagggagttggagagagcaatgaggtctcccctcaggagactcaaaaatacaaaaaaaatattcaaaaataaaaaggaggtaCAGGCAGAGGCTATGCagtttccctcctctctctcgttttaccttctgtttttttccaacaaatTACTAAGAGGGAGACATTTCTAGAGAGAAGGGGGGGTCTCATTCCATGACCAAGCGACAGCAGCACCCTGAATACAGGACGGCCGAGGCCTTTCGGAAGGAATGGCAATTGTTTGTTCAGAAGGGTCAGAGACATCAGCCAAGAAAAGCTGGCAGCGGTTCTCACTGCTTTGCTTTTAGTTATGAATGTGGTGTGGATTCAACTGaattctcttttccttgcatttcaCCTGCTTTGAAAGAGTAAATGAAAGTATATTAAGgacattatagaatcatagaatcaccaggttggaagagacccactagatcatcgagtccaaccattctaaTAACTTTATACATGTGTCCTAGGCTCTCTGTCATCTTAAGGTACAATTCTCCTTAACCAGCCaccatgtattttctttcccacaGTCATGAACCACCAGCACCAAATAGCACCCAGCACAGCCATGTCGCAGCAAAATCGTCCTCCCCAGACTCCTCAGGCAGGGCTGTTGAACTTACCCAGTGCCCTGACTgcgcagcaacagcagcagcagaagctgaggCTCCAGAGAATCCAGATGGAGAGGGAGCGAATTAGGATGCGTCAGGAGGAGCTACTGCGGCAGGTAACACCAAGGATACTCCTTTATTTTGTTCTAGAGCCTTTAGTTCAATGCATCTAAATTTTTTCCAGGTACAATGAGTAGCTCTGTTACATTTTGTCGAGATCAAACGTTGTTTTAGATAAGGgtaacaaaaaataatagaacATTTCAATTTTTTGCTCTAAATTAACACTGGGCAGAACACAGAATGGCCATCTGTCAGGAGTTACAGACCTAGTGTCTTTCTTCCCAGCTTAACAGTAGTGTAAGGAACAAATTCTGTTCCACGTCTGTTTATAATATAATCTAGAACAACTATCACTGATTAATTCTCAGTTTAACTTGATTTTTGTAGCAGACCCTGTTCATGCTTCACTGAAGATAAAGGCAGAACATCTGCAGTTGTTCTTGACTCTGATCCCAGCTCTGTCATTTGCACCCTTTGcctttgaattaaaataaaatcacattcaCATCTTACatggatagaatcatagagtagtttgggttggaaatgaTCTCacagcccatctagttccaacccctctgtgatgggcagagacaccttccactagatcacctgtgccagtgtctcaccactctcgccatgaagaaattcctccttacatctactctaaatctgcccttctctagtttatagccattgctaTAGCTCTGATTTGAAGACGTTCCAGAGATGGTTCTTTGTGGATATTTTGTTTATTCTATTTCTTAAATTTCAGCTCTGTACAATGACTCGTCTCGTACAAAATAGATCTGTAACTTCCTTTACACTGCTTTAAGGAAAGATAAAGTGTTAGCAATTGTGTTTCTTCTGGTACAGACAACACCACTGGTGATGTTGTGTGTTGCATGACATATTAATCAGCTTCCTTAGAGAAAGTCAACAAcctgtttccttctggaaagTGTGAACAAAGTTAGTTTTATCAAGAATAAGATCATTATTGGTTGCTTTGTAAATGCTGCAGTTGCAGTTCTAAGTACTTTTAAAtatgataggacgagagggaatggcctcaagctctgccaggggaggttcaggctgaacattaggaggaaatttttcacggaaagggtcatcgggcactggcagaggctgcccagggagggggttgagtccccttccctggaggggtttaagggacgggtggacgaggtgctgagggacatgggttagtgactgatgggaatggttggactcgatgatccggtgggtctcttccaacctggtgattctatgattctatatcagaGCTGAATTTGGCTTTTATGTTTCAGACCTGGAGGTGTACAGACAGCAATGTATTGTGTCCATGTTCAGTTTCTGTTAGCCTTAATTTTGGGTGGTTTCAGTAGGATAATGGCACCAGGCGCTGTGTCTGAACAGCCCAGTCCTGCTGTCCGTCTTCATCGATCGACAAGGGAGCTGAGACAAGGAGCCCACATGCAGGTGCCTCTTGTGTGCCCAGCGGACACCTGAGCAAGAGGAATCCCAGTTCCTCTGGGTTTGGGGCAGGCGTGGGAGGGAGCTCAGTCCCCTTCGAACCCCAGGACTGCAAACCCCCAAATGAGATGTATCTATTGAATAATCTGCAGGGGTAAGGAGATCCTGTGTGTGCAGAACCGTGGTCAAGGTGATGGTCTCCAACTGAGCAGTGATCTCAAGTCTTTTGCTTACCTTCTCCTTCCCTATCAAGGGCTCAGAACATAGTAGAGATGGGTGTGGGAAGAGTGGGGATATCTGGTATGAGCTTAGTCATAATTGTCATTGTGTTAATAACATGGTTAGTTATTTTTACTCTCTTTGGCTCTGTTCTTGCttcaggacaagagcaaattaAGCTTCAAAACAGTTGTGCCACTAACAGGAGGGCTGGTTACCCGCTCTGCTGACTCTGTTTTACTTTGAAACTAATACATGCACAGCACTCTGCAGCTGTGCCGTACTTAATCAGGCCTCCAGCTCACTGCGCCCGGTACCCCCCTGCTGCTGGGGGGCTGGTTGGAGCTCTGCAGGACACGATCGCTTTGCATTACTAACATTTTCAGAACTGGGGCGGCTCTTGAGGAACGATGTGTTTTCCACCCAAGGAGAGCAAGATGCAAAATCCATCCCTCCTAACAGAGCTTGGTGAACCTCCTGCCAGTAACCTGAGCACTCCTGAGCCCTGGCAGCTGAGAGGAATGCGACGGATCCCTCTGGAGTCAGTTCACATCCAGTTCCTCCTGCCCTGACccttcactgctgcttttgcttttctagtGTAACCTGTCCAAGGGAAAAATGCTGAGTAAGTGCGCACACTGCTGCAAGCAActgcagagaggggaggaatTCTTTTGGTGGGTCGCAAACCTCCttgcagcctggcagcagctgctggctccCCACAACCGTTCCCGGCTGCGGCTGCTCGGGTGGAGCCGCACACCCAGCCGGCAGGAATACGCAGTTCTGGAAGCTCGTTGCTTAGGGAGTTTGCTTCCTTCTTTGTCCTCCTTCTCGTttagctgcctggaggagaaggacctgggggtgttggttgacagcgactgaacatgagccagcagtggcccaggtggccaagaaggccaatggcatcttggcttggatcagaaacggcgtgaccagcaggtccagggaggttcttctccctctggactcggcactggtgagaccgctcctcgaatactgtgttcagttctgggcccctcaccacaagaaggatgttgaggctctggagcgagtccagagaagagcaacgaagctggtgagggggctggagaacaggccttatgaggaacggctgagagagctgggggtgtttagcctggagaagaggaggctgaggggagacctcattgctctctccaactccctgaaaggaggttgtggagaggagggagctgggctcttctcccaagggacaggggacaggacgagagggaatggcctcaagctccaccaggggaggttcaggctgaacattaggaaaaaatttttcatggaaagggtcattggtccctggcagaggctgcccagggagggggttgagtccccttccctggaggggtttaagggacgggtggacgaggcgctgagggacatgggttagtgactgatggtaattgttgactcgatgatccggtgggtctcttccaacctggtgattctatgattctatggaaaaaGTTTTGTGCTAGCATTTGAATGTAATATTTCCCTTCATTAACAAGAAAAAGCTGAGTCaactgggtaaaaaaaaaaaaacagacacgGTATTATTTTATTAAGGTCTTATGATATTTGTTTGGAACATCCCTGTGGAGCCAAACAACTTTTGTAAAGAGCTCTGTACCACTAGATGTCATGGTTGGTTCACAGAGCTAATGCTAGAAGAATTTGTCTTTCCAGAAGAGTCCTGAAACAAGTTTCCTTTGGCTCTAATTGCTTGTTTGTCATCCTAAAGGCAATGTACGTCAGACAGGTCATTAGGCAGATGCTAAATATTAGGCACAAGGTTTTTTCCAAAGATTCTTGGGTCAAAGTCAGTGGTTTTCTTCTAACATGTTAAGTGCTTTATGGTCGCAGGTGATATTCTTCTGCTTTGGTACATATCAAACCGTGTCATCTAGTAGCAACCCACATAGTTTCGTACCTGATTTTGCTCTCCTCTGCACCAGTTTAAACCGAGAGCAATTTCATGATTGGAGTTCATGATCTGCATCTcgtgatggttggacttgatgatccgatgggtcttttccaacctggtgattctatgattctgtgattctaaggcTAGTTTGGACAGGCAGACACACTCTCTCGTTTAGTGTGAAGCTGATTAGAAAGTCCTCAAATACATCTGCCCATGAGCTGAACCACGGGACTGGCTTCCAGCTATGAGAGCAGCTGGATGGTAGATTCTGCAGTGTTTGAGCCAGCACAGCGGGGATGAAGCGTGCTGTCTGTCTACAGCATGGTTTTCTTCACACCTTGGTCAACAAATTATCATTAGTTATGCTGTATGGGATTAATTTCCTAAGGAAGAAGGTGGGTATGTATTATGTGTTCATTTGTGACATGACTGCAGTACTTCTGAGCTGTTGGAATAACCCTTCCCTtgtatttatttgccttttcagGAAGCTGCTCTGTGCAGACAACTTCCCATGGACTCGGAGAGCATGGCCCCAGTTCAGACGGCTGTGAATACACCTGCCATGACACAAGACATGAGGCCTATTGCAAATAACGGATCCGATCCTTTCTTGAACAGGCAAGTTCACGTCTTCTTCATTAGGCAATTGATTCTGTTGCCCTCTCTACATGTTTAAAGCTGTCTCTCTAAAGTAGTTCCCTATATTGATGTTGCTAGTACTTACTGTGAACAGGGGTTATAGCCGAGTGGCTGACCTGAAATCTTTCAGTTTATACTTAAGGAAGAAATCTTGAAGTCAAACAAATGGTAGCAGCAGTTTTAATTATACAGTGGGTGTGTGTAGAAGTCTCTAGGGAGAAGGAGTAGTTAGCTAATATAAATAAACTCAGTGTTTTTAGGCTATCAATCAGAACTGGGTTTGTCTAGAGTTATATAtacgtagaatcatggaatagtttgcgttggaagggaccttaaagatcatctagtttcaatcCCCCTGGGatgaacagggacacctcccactggatcaggctgtccaagccccatccaacctgggcttgaacccctccagggatggggcagccacagcttccctgagctacctgtcccagtgtctccccaccTTCAtcgtaaagaaattcttccttatgtctagcctaaatctgcccctctgtaGTTTGtacccattccctctcatcctatcactccaaacctttgtgaacagtccctccccagcttccagTTACTTTACATTTGGGCTGATGTAACACGACAACATCAGTGGCCACCAGTTGAGAATGAAGCTTAATGACTCAGTATTTAATATCTAACTTactgtgctggtttttttcaaacGCTGTGATCAGGGATTATGTCTGACAGAACATCTTTactgagttttttttcctatttcaatTTATAGCGGGCCATACCATTCCAGGGAACAGAGTACAGACAGTGGCTTGGGATTAGGATGCTACAGTATACCAACAACTCCTGAGGATTTCCTCAGCAACGTGGATGAGATGGATACAGGTAGAATTTAGCTTAAAATGTAATGATAATAATAACTTTGTGTTATAACTAGAAATGTTTTATAATTGCATAACCAAACAGTAATTTCTCGCTTTCCCATGCAAGAGAACAGACTTAGACTGTGGGGGAAAATGCCAAAAATCTGCTTAATGCCTAGAAGGTTCTCAGCTTTAACTTGGGTCCGGATTCTACCTTTTTACCTTAGACTGATATTAAACAAAATAAGTACAAGTTGGAAAATTTGAGCCTTAATTTGTGTTTTCATACCATAGTCCAAGGTAGGAGGAGTAAAAACACCTCATCTTGGGTTATATTCTTGGTACAAACCACTGCGTTTCCTAACTCTGGGAAATCAGTCTTGTTAGTGGTTCTTACAATGGCAAAGTTGGATTTGCCTTCAAACAGAATGTATTTAGCTAGTTCAGGATTTGATacgtatttatttttatacctGTGTCCTCACGgtgtttaaaatactgaaatgaatTACTAGGAAATGAACGAGATTTTTTCCAGATAGTGaaactctcagcacttcttcaccTGAACTCCTTTTGAAGTCACCAGAAGTTCTAGATGATGCAAAGAGTGAAAGGTTTTTCTGTTACCGATTTTCATGCTCGTTGttgtttatttatgaaaaaaaagcaatataataTTGCAGGGCTAAATTGTTGTAAACCACTTTTTTCCATTGCACCCTGTGGACAGCATTGACCCTCGTGCAGAGAGTAGGAGAGAGGATTTGCCTAAGACTCAATTGCGTTGCTGCTTGTGCAGAGTAGTGACCTTTGAACAATTGCACTTCGCAAGTGGAAGGTCAGAGGCTGATTACTCTGAACACTGCTGCAAAGAGCCTTTTGTGCTTTTGAGAGCAAAGCAAGGATATGGAATTAACTTCTCTGAGATTATCCATTCTGCTGGGAAATATGGTTTTGAGGTAAAGTTTATAGAGGATAGGAAAACTCACAAGTGCTTATGGGAAAGGAGGAGTCTAATGTTTCTATCAGTTGTGTTCTTTTAAATTACCCACAAGAAGAGTTTAGTATTTCAAAAgttcttttttacttttcctaGGAGAAACCATAGCACAGACAACAATGAACATCAATCCTCAACAAACACGCTTCCCTGATTTCCTCGATTGTCTTCCAGGAACAAATGTTGACCTTGGGACTCTAGAGTCAGAAGACTTGATCCCTATTCTCAACGATGTGGAGTCAGTACTTAACAAAAACGAGCCCTTCCTTACCTGGCTGTAATCGTTCAATGCTGATTCAGCTGTTGCTGAATACAgttcaacatttctttttcttcttgagatGGAGGTACAACCTCTGCAAATCCTCAAGAGATAACGACTTACTGCCTTAATGACTTTCATTGCATCATCTTTATGGTCAGTTTAATCTCTGCCTGGATTTGATTGACACTAACTTAAATATAGAATacctatatataaaaatacatataggCATATATATTTCTTCTTCTATAAGAGAAAGCACACTACTTTACACTTTTGTACTCTTCTTTACCT
Encoded here:
- the WWTR1 gene encoding WW domain-containing transcription regulator protein 1 encodes the protein MNPAAAPPPGQQVIHVTQDLDTELEALFNAVMNPKPSSWRKKILPESFFQEPDSGSHSRQSSTDSGAPPPPPPRAPAAQHVRSHSSPASLPAHPRHEPPLPPGWEMALTHTGQRYFLNHIEKITTWQDPRKTMNPLLNHMSHHPAATSTPVPQRSMAMSQPNLVMNHQHQIAPSTAMSQQNRPPQTPQAGLLNLPSALTAQQQQQQKLRLQRIQMERERIRMRQEELLRQEAALCRQLPMDSESMAPVQTAVNTPAMTQDMRPIANNGSDPFLNSGPYHSREQSTDSGLGLGCYSIPTTPEDFLSNVDEMDTGETIAQTTMNINPQQTRFPDFLDCLPGTNVDLGTLESEDLIPILNDVESVLNKNEPFLTWL